In Zingiber officinale cultivar Zhangliang chromosome 3B, Zo_v1.1, whole genome shotgun sequence, a single window of DNA contains:
- the LOC122055149 gene encoding agamous-like MADS-box protein AGL80, with amino-acid sequence MARKKVMLGWIAHDATRRATFKKWKRSLLKKVSELATLCSIDACAVVYGPEEEAPEVWPSPAETTRVAARFRAMPESDQSRKKTDQEGFLRQRAAKLREQLSRQDRGNRELEASLLSRPRSSCGWRR; translated from the coding sequence ATGGCGAGGAAAAAGGTTATGCTCGGGTGGATCGCCCACGACGCCACGCGCCGCGCCACCTTCAAGAAGTGGAAGCGGAGTCTACTCAAGAAGGTGAGCGAGCTCGCCACCCTCTGTAGCATCGACGCCTGCGCCGTCGTTTACGGACCAGAGGAGGAGGCGCCGGAGGTGTGGCCTTCGCCTGCGGAGACGACGCGCGTGGCGGCGCGATTCAGGGCGATGCCGGAATCGGATCAGAGTCGCAAGAAGACGGACCAGGAAGGGTTCCTCCGCCAGCGGGCGGCCAAGCTGCGGGAGCAGCTCAGCCGGCAGGATCGCGGTAACAGGGAGCTGGAGGCCAGCCTGCTCAGCAGGCCGCGGAGCTCGTGCGGTTGGCGGAGATGA